One Methanobrevibacter millerae genomic window carries:
- the pyrF gene encoding orotidine-5'-phosphate decarboxylase, with amino-acid sequence MNIKNNLILALDVGSEYEAINICEKISDNIDTIKIGYPLALAEGLEIIKKLKDHFGFKVICDFKVADIDATNEKICEETFKAGADAIICHGFVGPDSVKACLDVADKYEKELFLLTEMSHPGAKMFLQSAADEIAKMGVEMGIKNYVAPATRLNRLQDIRNIVGEDAFIISPGVGKQGGDAKKTLEISDAIIVGRSIYESDNPKLACEELLK; translated from the coding sequence ATGAATATAAAAAACAATTTAATTCTAGCATTGGATGTGGGAAGTGAATATGAGGCAATCAACATTTGTGAGAAAATTTCAGACAATATAGATACCATAAAGATAGGTTATCCTCTCGCACTTGCTGAAGGCCTTGAAATCATAAAAAAACTTAAGGATCACTTTGGATTTAAGGTGATATGTGACTTTAAGGTAGCGGATATCGATGCGACAAACGAAAAAATCTGCGAAGAGACATTCAAGGCAGGAGCAGATGCCATAATCTGTCACGGATTTGTCGGACCCGACAGCGTCAAGGCATGTCTTGACGTTGCAGACAAGTACGAAAAGGAATTATTTTTACTGACTGAAATGTCACATCCGGGAGCAAAGATGTTTCTGCAAAGTGCTGCAGACGAAATAGCCAAGATGGGTGTTGAGATGGGAATTAAAAACTACGTTGCACCTGCAACACGCCTCAATCGCCTTCAGGACATAAGAAACATTGTCGGTGAAGACGCATTTATAATCTCACCGGGAGTCGGAAAACAGGGAGGAGATGCCAAAAAAACCCTGGAAATATCTGATGCGATAATTGTCGGAAGAAGCATTTATGAATCTGACAATCCGAAACTTGCTTGCGAAGAACTGTTAAAATAA
- a CDS encoding DUF5654 family protein translates to MANEVTKLIMETILGLITTAFAFVAGLAWNDAIQKLIEQFVGTGDALSSLFTYAIVVTIIAVIVTVILARFAAKIGIELND, encoded by the coding sequence ATGGCAAACGAAGTTACCAAATTAATCATGGAAACAATTCTCGGATTAATTACCACTGCTTTTGCATTTGTTGCAGGTTTAGCATGGAACGACGCTATTCAAAAATTAATCGAACAATTTGTCGGAACTGGTGACGCTTTATCCAGTTTATTCACTTATGCAATCGTAGTTACCATTATTGCAGTTATCGTAACCGTTATTCTCGCAAGATTTGCTGCAAAAATAGGTATTGAATTAAATGACTAG
- a CDS encoding deoxyhypusine synthase — protein MDKVTQLTVKEDMKVSELIEQFDKSGVLGSGRVARASNILADMITDEDMNVFMSLGGPLIPGGLRNIVTNMVRERHVNLIISSGANITHDMLEAFGGSHYRDEGRDDEDLNADGIGRIADINVGSDDFAIFEREITKIFEDISSRKSKISIQELLYEVGLLIDDENSFLATAARMKTPIFAPGLIDSMFGLQLWMFSQDHDFTVDAVADMHYLSDLVFDSKKIGGILLGGGLTKHYTLASTLLRGGLDSAIQITLDRPEAGSLSGAPLQEAKSWSKARCGSTLETVIGDVTIIFPLIYAGVLDRI, from the coding sequence ATGGATAAAGTTACCCAATTAACCGTAAAAGAGGATATGAAGGTATCCGAGCTTATAGAACAGTTTGACAAATCAGGCGTTCTGGGTTCCGGAAGGGTTGCCAGAGCATCGAATATACTGGCCGACATGATAACCGATGAGGATATGAACGTCTTCATGAGCCTGGGCGGGCCATTGATTCCCGGAGGGCTTAGAAATATCGTAACCAACATGGTTCGTGAAAGGCATGTCAATCTTATCATTTCAAGCGGAGCCAACATTACTCATGACATGCTTGAGGCATTCGGAGGAAGCCATTATCGTGACGAAGGACGTGACGACGAGGATTTGAATGCCGATGGAATAGGAAGGATTGCAGACATTAATGTTGGATCAGATGATTTCGCCATCTTTGAAAGGGAAATAACTAAGATTTTCGAGGACATTTCATCAAGAAAAAGCAAGATTTCCATTCAGGAACTCCTGTATGAAGTTGGACTGTTAATCGATGATGAAAACTCATTTTTAGCAACCGCCGCACGCATGAAAACCCCAATTTTTGCTCCGGGCCTGATTGACAGTATGTTCGGCCTGCAGCTGTGGATGTTTTCCCAGGACCATGACTTTACGGTTGATGCGGTGGCAGACATGCATTATCTCTCAGATCTGGTCTTTGACAGTAAAAAGATTGGTGGAATACTTCTTGGCGGAGGACTGACCAAGCATTATACCTTGGCTTCAACCTTGCTTAGGGGAGGTCTTGATTCAGCCATTCAGATAACCCTGGACCGTCCAGAAGCGGGAAGTCTAAGCGGAGCGCCGCTTCAGGAAGCAAAATCCTGGTCAAAGGCAAGATGCGGCTCTACCCTTGAAACCGTAATTGGAGACGTTACGATAATATTTCCATTGATTTATGCAGGCGTACTGGACAGAATTTAG